CAACAAGTTGGTCAGGAACACATCGGCGGTCTCGACGAGCTTCATCAGAACCTCGAGGCCTTCGGCACTCGACGTGTTCAGCCCGATGCTCCGCTTGCCCCGGTTGGGCTGTTCGATGAAGTGATTCACGCTGCCCGCACCCGCGACGATTCCCGAGCTCACCAGCCCACGTTGTGGATCACCGGTCTCGGGATGCTCGACCTTGATGACGTCGGCGCCCCAGTCCGCAAGAACCGCGCCGGCTGCAGGCACGAAAGTCCAAGCCGCCAGCTCGATTACGCGTACTCCAGCGAGAATGTCTGTCACAGTGAGTATCCGATCGTCTTGGTCTGCAGGTGCTGCTCGAAGCCTTCGGTACCGTTCTGGCGCCCGATACCGCTCATCTTGTAGCCGCCAAAGGGCGCGTCAGCGCCGTAGTACATGCCGCTGTTGAGCATCAGCGAACCGGTGCGGATGCGGCGGGCGACCGCCATCGCCCGCTCGTTGGAGCCCATGATCGCGCCCGCAAGTCCGTAGATGGAATTGTTCGCGAGCTCGACGGCGCCCTCGTCGCCGCCGTCGTACGGCGTGATCGACAGCACCGGGCCGAATACTTCTTCCTGGAAGATGGTGTGGTTCGGTTCGACGTCCGCGACGACCGTGGGTGCGACGAAATACCCGCGGTCGAGTCCATCCGGCGCCCCGCCACCGACGGTGATGCGACCGCCGTCACGCTTCGCTTTCTCGATGTAACCCAGCACCCGGTCGCGCTGCTTGGCCGATACGAGCGGCCCGCAGAACGTGTTCGGGTCAGCAGGGTCACCGACCGTCAGCGCTCCGAATGTCGCCGTCGCTACCTCGACCGCCTGGTCGTAATGCGAACGGGGAACCAGCATTCGGGTCGCCAACGCGCAACCCTGGCCGGAATGCATCAGCGCGCCGAGGCACCCGGGCAGTGCCATGCTCATGTCGGCATCGTCGAGCACCAGATAGACCGACTTGCCGCCGAGCTCGAGCATGTTGCGCTTCATCGTGTCGCCGGACAGGTTCTGGATCAGCTTGCCGACTGCCGTCGAACCGGTGAACGAGACCATGTCGATGCGGGGGTCGGTCGCCAGCTGCTGAGCGATGCTGTTGTCCGACACCGGAACGATGTTCACGACACCCGCCGGGATGTCGGTCTTCTCGGCGATGATCCGGCCCCAGCGCAAAGCACTCCACGGCGTCTCCATGGCCGGTTTGAGCACCATGGTGTTGCCGGTGGCCAGAATCTGGCCCACCTTGTTGCTGATGATCTCGAACGGGAAGTTCCACGGGGTGATGGCGCCGACAACGCCCATCGGCTCCTTGACCACGACCCGGTTGTAGGGCACGCCCATCTTGGCGTCCTGATCGAGCATCCGCTCCCACTGGAACGTCGATATCAACTCGGCCGGATACCGCACCGCGTCCGCCAGCGGCCACTCCAGCTGCGCGATGAACGTCATGCCGACCGTGGCCCCGACCTCCGCGATCAGCTCGGCGCGCATGTCCTCCTTCTCCTCTTGCAGCGCGTTGTGCAGCTGCATGAGGCAGTGCTGCCGGAACTCGTGATTGGTCGACCAGTCGGTGGTGTCGAACGCGCGCCGGGCCGCCGCGATCGCCTGCTCCATGTCGTCGGCGCCGGCGTCGGTGGCGGTACCGAGGACCTCCTCGGTCGCCGGGTTGATGTTGTCGACAGTCTGGCCTGTGGTCGAATCCCGCAATTCCCCGTCGATATAGAGGCGAGTTTCCGGATTGAACTGAACGGTGGTGGCATCGACCGGCGAAGCCGTCATTGGCGCTTCCTCTCGCTGGACTGTCGGCGTGAGCTAGTGTAACTCTTATAGATAATTGTTTAGCTGATTCGTCCGCACCGGCCGAATCCCCGGAGTGGATGGAGGGGGAGCTTGCCGGCTCGCGCCGAGTACCTGCACCAGGTGGCGCTGTATCGCCATGACTTTCGCCAGTATTTGCGCACGTTGGACTGCGCCGACGCCTGGCGGACGGCAGCCAGCCTGACGGCCGAGGACGGCCTGGCGCACGATGCCGCGGTGATGGCCCGGCTGAATGCCGATGGCTGGAACCGATACGGCTGGCCCGAGTCGGTCGGCGGCTACGGCGGCAACGAGATTCACCGCGCCATCTACTTCGAGGAACTCGGCCACGCGATGCTGCCGATCCCCGCCCAGGCGTGGACGCTTGAGGTCATGGCCCCAGCTGTGCTCAAGTACGCGCCGGCGCTGGCCAGCCAGTATCTACCCGCCTATCTCGCGGGTGAGGAGTGGTGGGGCCAGGGCTTCTCCGAGCCCGAATCGGGCAGCGATCTGGCGTCGCTGCGCACCCGCGCAATAGACGATGGATCCGGCGATTTCGTCGTCAACGGTCAGAAGATCTGGACCAGCCAGGGCAGCACCGCCAAACGCCTCTGTGTGCTCGTACGGACGGGTGCCCCGGAAAGCCGCCATCGCGGGCTGTCGATGCTGCTGATCGACACCGACGCTCCCGGCATGACGGTGCGGCCGATCGCGCTCGCGAGCGGTCGGCGCGAGCTGGCCGAGGTGTTCTTCGACGACGTGCGCGTCCCCCGCGAGCGGTTGGTCGGCGAGATCGACGGCGGATGGGCCGTGACGATGTTTCTGATGCAGTACGAACGCGGCATGTATGGCTACGCGGTGCTGAACAAGGTCCTGACCGAACTCGGCCGACTACGGGAGTACATGGTGATCCGCGGGTCGAGTACGTCGCAGCGCGAACGGTTCGCGCGCGTCTACGTCGACGTGATCGCCGCCCAGGCCCGCGCCGCGACGACGGTGCGCAAGCTCGCGGCGGGCGAATCTGTCGGGGCCGACAGCAGCATTGACAAGCTTTTGTTCAGCCGGGCCGAGCGGGATGCCAACGATCTCCTGCTCGACGTCGCCCGCGACCACATGATGGTCGGAGCCCGGTCCGGGGCCGGGCAGGAAGCCGAGCTCGATACTGCCCGCGCGGAATGGTGGTACTCACGCGCCGCGACGATCATGGGCGGCACTGCCGAGGTGCAGCGGGGGATCATTGCCGACCACCTGCTCGGACTGC
The sequence above is drawn from the Mycobacterium gallinarum genome and encodes:
- a CDS encoding acyl-CoA dehydrogenase family protein, with translation MPARAEYLHQVALYRHDFRQYLRTLDCADAWRTAASLTAEDGLAHDAAVMARLNADGWNRYGWPESVGGYGGNEIHRAIYFEELGHAMLPIPAQAWTLEVMAPAVLKYAPALASQYLPAYLAGEEWWGQGFSEPESGSDLASLRTRAIDDGSGDFVVNGQKIWTSQGSTAKRLCVLVRTGAPESRHRGLSMLLIDTDAPGMTVRPIALASGRRELAEVFFDDVRVPRERLVGEIDGGWAVTMFLMQYERGMYGYAVLNKVLTELGRLREYMVIRGSSTSQRERFARVYVDVIAAQARAATTVRKLAAGESVGADSSIDKLLFSRAERDANDLLLDVARDHMMVGARSGAGQEAELDTARAEWWYSRAATIMGGTAEVQRGIIADHLLGLPKERRAS
- a CDS encoding aldehyde dehydrogenase family protein — translated: MTASPVDATTVQFNPETRLYIDGELRDSTTGQTVDNINPATEEVLGTATDAGADDMEQAIAAARRAFDTTDWSTNHEFRQHCLMQLHNALQEEKEDMRAELIAEVGATVGMTFIAQLEWPLADAVRYPAELISTFQWERMLDQDAKMGVPYNRVVVKEPMGVVGAITPWNFPFEIISNKVGQILATGNTMVLKPAMETPWSALRWGRIIAEKTDIPAGVVNIVPVSDNSIAQQLATDPRIDMVSFTGSTAVGKLIQNLSGDTMKRNMLELGGKSVYLVLDDADMSMALPGCLGALMHSGQGCALATRMLVPRSHYDQAVEVATATFGALTVGDPADPNTFCGPLVSAKQRDRVLGYIEKAKRDGGRITVGGGAPDGLDRGYFVAPTVVADVEPNHTIFQEEVFGPVLSITPYDGGDEGAVELANNSIYGLAGAIMGSNERAMAVARRIRTGSLMLNSGMYYGADAPFGGYKMSGIGRQNGTEGFEQHLQTKTIGYSL